A genome region from Candidatus Eremiobacteraceae bacterium includes the following:
- a CDS encoding peptide ABC transporter substrate-binding protein: MSVRIAAFLSALLALSGSVAGCTRVTPSLHSGASLGGVHEWTHPGVLRIGSRLVPDNLNLLIGTQAIDTDLGMLWASFLLRVNDKSELVPDLATEVPSLANGGISRDGLVITYHLHHGVKWQDGAPFNADDVLFTFQTVMNRKNIVVTRAGYELVSKIDEPDKYTIVVHLAKPYAPFVRVFFAVSSTSFCILPKHLLAGLPDLNRADFNNHPIGTGPFKVVSYEKDVEVKLVANPLYFGGPPRLREIEYHIVPSDNTLLTQIKTHEIDVYYRASEAQMPSLTGIPGTKIYATAFTRFGDIGFNASHPPLDDVRVRRALAYATNKADLISKITHGVNIAADSDQPPFLWAYNPSVPKYDFDPARARALLDAAGWVPGPDGIRRKNGQPLLLVMSGYTGSATLTATQEVVQREWRDVGVDVEIKDFPSDLLYAPATEGGIEQSGKFDAIVESWGNGSDPDDYVLWGCHNQPPNGWNVYGICDPQLETAEHIALTSNDPAVRKAQYAIVQDRLADQVPVIFLWFERYITIANSDFTGYHPSHVGSPWWNPWDWSI, encoded by the coding sequence TTGAGCGTTCGAATCGCGGCATTTCTTTCGGCGCTGCTCGCGTTGAGCGGTTCTGTCGCGGGCTGCACTCGCGTGACCCCGTCGCTGCACAGCGGGGCGTCGCTCGGCGGCGTCCACGAATGGACACATCCAGGCGTTCTGCGCATCGGCTCGCGTCTCGTGCCCGACAACTTGAATCTCCTCATCGGCACGCAAGCCATCGACACGGATCTCGGCATGTTATGGGCGAGCTTTCTCCTCAGGGTCAACGACAAGAGCGAGCTAGTTCCTGACCTCGCGACCGAAGTGCCGTCACTGGCCAACGGCGGAATCAGCCGCGACGGCCTCGTGATCACGTACCATCTCCACCATGGCGTGAAGTGGCAAGACGGCGCGCCGTTCAACGCGGACGACGTCCTTTTCACCTTTCAGACCGTCATGAACCGCAAGAACATCGTGGTGACGCGCGCCGGATACGAGTTGGTCAGCAAGATCGATGAACCCGACAAATATACGATCGTCGTCCACTTGGCGAAGCCGTATGCGCCGTTCGTGCGCGTGTTCTTTGCGGTGTCGAGCACTTCGTTCTGCATCCTTCCCAAACACCTGCTCGCCGGATTGCCCGACCTCAATCGGGCGGACTTCAACAACCATCCGATCGGCACGGGACCGTTCAAGGTCGTGTCATACGAGAAGGACGTCGAAGTCAAGCTCGTCGCCAACCCGCTTTATTTCGGAGGCCCCCCGAGACTGCGCGAGATCGAATACCACATCGTGCCGAGCGACAACACGCTGCTCACGCAGATCAAGACGCACGAGATCGATGTCTATTATCGCGCCTCCGAAGCGCAGATGCCGAGCTTGACCGGTATCCCCGGCACGAAGATCTACGCGACCGCTTTCACGCGTTTCGGCGACATCGGGTTCAACGCGTCGCATCCGCCGCTCGATGACGTGCGCGTGCGCCGCGCGCTCGCGTATGCGACAAACAAAGCCGACTTGATCTCGAAGATCACACACGGCGTCAACATCGCGGCTGATTCCGATCAGCCCCCATTCTTATGGGCCTACAATCCGTCGGTTCCGAAGTATGACTTTGACCCGGCGCGGGCTCGCGCATTGTTGGATGCGGCAGGTTGGGTGCCAGGTCCCGACGGTATCCGCCGCAAGAACGGCCAGCCGCTCTTGCTCGTGATGTCGGGCTATACGGGATCCGCGACGCTTACCGCCACCCAAGAGGTTGTGCAGCGCGAATGGCGCGACGTCGGCGTGGACGTCGAGATAAAAGACTTTCCCTCAGATCTTCTTTACGCCCCGGCCACCGAAGGCGGCATCGAGCAGTCGGGTAAATTCGATGCGATCGTGGAGAGCTGGGGCAACGGGTCGGACCCGGATGACTACGTGTTGTGGGGGTGCCACAACCAACCGCCGAACGGCTGGAACGTGTATGGTATCTGCGATCCGCAGCTCGAGACTGCCGAGCACATCGCGCTGACGTCGAACGATCCGGCCGTGCGCAAAGCGCAGTACGCTATCGTGCAAGATCGGCTCGCGGATCAGGTGCCCGTGATCTTCTTGTGGTTTGAACGATACATAACGATAGCCAACTCCGATTTCACGGGCTACCACCCGAGCCACGTCGGATCGCCGTGGTGGAACCCGTGGGATTGGTCGATCTAA